From Theileria annulata chromosome 1, complete sequence, *** SEQUENCING IN PROGRESS ***, one genomic window encodes:
- a CDS encoding cysteine repeat modular protein (8 probable transmembrane helices predicted for TA20783 by TMHMM2.0 at aa 2038-2060, 2067-2089, 2137-2159, 2187-2209, 2243-2265, 2291-2310, 2320-2342 and 2354-2376), translating into MTAHNYNNNTRIFFSYVPTCLEHSNLNMNVSISMREEPDIIYSENGKDVIIFSRIVIRKNHNSKLLSSMDVANASRFNIKQLLFLCIKLNDRNIYSKNEYLVTGPRQINNTELNKQQNFETLLNYKWYCKINNILVITFISKLDHQVNCEDNEFNQYSQNVTYSFYSFPGNFITIDKHLIIENSLVCWCGGNNCKSISDHSTTLLFPSFTGIETIVTKLTDEPIKLIYFGSKLSLFDELRIVDYNVKCGKINSSKMTNNLLSNSTLLENISLNYKPDKNNYGLVKKYSSNNDNYLWESFQLLVTRTNNNNLHYKICFCSFILNEQCKSDDDFIDTTGYIVNNETELKMKSMLIRIFISYSDTLNKTCSRNNINSFLPIVYSFRVEGDIKIASKFVSEFVTRYSGHEGFVYESCIVESGSDVFNSKNYTRFLIHNKSGIYIKQKLNIKAGIPQNIIIRGTNISKNYVYKLGIISVDLNCNESTSNIIQINKSAPVENNKGILFERLIIYHEGTYKLCINISENKENEQDKDKQAESDKESTSSPSKETNLEWLNAGYLRVKKYYINYTSDLIYFGPEGSESKPNLNQQKNETCSINGYKKMVQLCVLLEEQVIVLSDCNNRLWIVTFNVRNGIVNVSKDKVGLNVNFLGSETEKNWILCREVKSQKSLVFLGGKYVLVVDLPIQRTNLESKLVFPHLIVNPLDIAMININIFLISEGYKRGIYSYTVVGLGMTKSVKKRVAVANVYCNSILSQVETGVSADNSQLFCLDPEKNLINTYKLRISEPNPSLVFIRSYDGISENNSVPVGYLDKPSSMDFYKTSFMSETHILLVVSENTTGRIIVFKTVNEELSGYKVIYSRGLISRITVDSAIGMIYISSWRSNFGALEQFVQNKPISTYVNLNFYYNVLDKYQSGDEINLVPIKRGDYFEFFYEKQLPKSQKPHFNKVNLQLVGLSKDSKTGVITGKLNVTGRYSITIYGGNLLKHVSTTITIFASCAPGNQFNKKMKKCEECPIGTYRNDETEDICIPCSMRKTNSTTKQSGSRYFWECLCSSGYYFKGDKCVLCEPGTFKSEIGDAPCPGTCGNNVTSKVVGAKSLEELKCYCEPKFYNIKNTGSPEEIIPLDLLNSVGMGSKFGMKYKEIEDSSPICAPCDIGSYCQGGDSLPTLCGLGKSTIDRFSSSEDDCECDKGYGYNFNGCQPCSQFGYKDTVGNIPCTNCHTHSNRNDAKPLKLHSDLFRFNLEAALSKEDDLGIYQSFSNHLDKFQNDTSNTVLVTNELASKTVKACKFCISGYYFNINAKDCYKCPYNSYCPGFDIQPRRCGLNSILNQDKALSAIDCNCPMRYGNIYIYRNPINLSVDCRQCKVGFFQHLESTDISCLPCPDNTTTLSVGSKSILSCIPEKGYYIKGLLTVDHSLLVETDNQSEAESFESKYIKERTVSNKLRVKCIMTKKNSVNSRHSTIVLRETESSCSKECLRNIYCTGYSFGGTAYYLNKTSTPYTTNQVRLYDGTRFIDVEFKECKLYFFDLHIKSNDEEYETLKVCEVVYNFPFEAVLCPLDSFCTGSRIPTLCHENSVTLEIGSKSVDSCLCIAGYEPSKLDKNQCNPCSIGWYKEEVGNFSCLRCPDKFKTYKIGSKHASDCACTQGYYAVVENPQDLPVSGKYTVTGNSIYKSDKEVMIDLDLKIDDYNRLDFVSYHSYKLSLTDSLVLIPSGINGSGFENLHKIKCEKCLTDHYCPGGWFGYVDSDDKSENKLDEYKYKIHNIPYKCPFGSGIPPQSTNPSSLTHCLCLPGYMPEEENFQEQEINFKGLDQYFTSVMADIVKRTYSNRCIPCEPGMFKEGQENSPCSGRCMEYATTYGGSVSKSQCFCQYGRYMRVKKQNNKVGDENHSFNSSENPAGDYKNIKCSKCMEGATCPGGLNIEIVKILKKDYTFDSIKLSDHVKPKPKQGYFPAYPAYNNVEKKSKIWNPSEQNVSIVERVYTDFVEFHPCNLEFRCGSQFQGYCSRGSDGYLCSRCMRNYDIWHFRTDCSKCKSILREIWSYLSLKILIYSMVLILIVILYYDQIVCFVLIKIFMEFYFTMIPYGIISVFTNSSIKRFVPVFNSVFGYPLWSFAYFRLGCIFKSINYVSLWYFQRLTSVLIPVIDSIILFSICAAFLMLIERTYKITSSTSEMDTFGRDYMSEKKWRVLYFRILAICYFIQLHFIWIELLQLIWCVNLSYKRQNHISVLLYMPVELCSIKNFRFVLFATISGFILVLSFCCFCYYISNHKLDRVGEIFSFGYRRGFREWDSFVLLRRFIVSIICTIQIGIISPLESGRLRIISSLMLSCLIAVFNFTLYPFNLRSDNLFNRMQMLGISVNITTACIIQVLVCEIILFRAVSVTTLTLAVWRIVDFFTLWHTNAEITLNLKKKCITVEPPFEVLKGKFEKYRRNTASLSISSRNALSLSIRESLNRLILEKKRTFVPSWWLEFVVNYTMCRYDWYKRGATNYTSVEEMVITPWLISKFTIEPWQEDLVECIRNYDPERHDLLQEVIHKYKEKRTFVFDRIKTCGDFKEKKFNKMLEMTHTKRILEERLEKLNLKLEKLKENAKQGEKAVEYVRKIQRGVKQILDTKLTNEEILRRIEQYNKNLTNKN; encoded by the exons ATGACTGCCCATAATTACAACAATAATACTAGGATATTTTTCTCTTATGTTCCAACGTGTTTAGAACATTCgaatttaaatatgaacGTTTCAATATCAATGCGGGAAGAACCGGATATAATTTACAGTGAAAATGGAAAAGACGTGATCATATTCTCAAGGATTgttattagaaaaaatCACAATAGCAAGCTTTTATCATCAATGGATGTCGCAAATGCCTCaagatttaatataaaacaGTTATTGTTTCTCTGCATTAAATTAAACGATAGGAATATTTACagtaaaaatgaatatcTAGTAACGGGACCCAGGCAGATTAATAACActgaattaaataaacaacaaaattttgaaaCATTATTGAATTATAAGTGGTactgtaaaattaacaatataCTTGTTATAACTTTCATTTCTAAACTAGACCATCAGGTTAATTGCGAAGACAATGAGTTTAATCAGTATTCTCAAAATGTGACATACTCATTTTACAGTTTTCCAGGGAACTTCATTACTATTGATaaacatttaattattgaaaattcATTAGTTTGTTGGTGTGGAGGTAACAATTGCAAATCTATTTCAGATCATTCGAcaacattattatttccatCATTTACAg gAATTGAGACAATTGTAACTAAATTAACTGATGAGCCAATAAAACTTATATATTTTGGCTCAAAACTATCCCTTTTCGATGAATTAAGAATAGTTGATTATAATGTTAAATGCGGTAAGATCAACTCTTCAAAAATGaccaataatttattatcaaattccACTTTACTGGAAAATATcagtttaaattataagccggataaaaataattatggTTTAGTTAAGAAATATTCATCTAACAATGATAATTACCTTTGGGAATCTTTCCAGTTATTGGTTACCAGAACAAATAACAACAATCTTCATTATAAGATATGTTTTTGTTCATTCATTCTCAACGAACAATGTAAATCAGATGATGATTTTATTGACACAACTGGATACATTGTTAACAATGAAACtgaattaaaaatgaagtCAATGTTAATAAGAATATTCATTTCTTATTCTGATACTTTGAATAAAACTTGTTCTAggaataatataaattcttttttaCCAATTGTTTATTCATTTAGAGTCGAAGGTGACATTAAAATCGCCTCTAAATTTGTAAGTGAATTCGTTACCAGATACTCTGGTCATGAAGGGTTTGTATATGAGTCATGTATAGTCGAATCAGGATCCGATGTATTTAATTCCAAAAATTATACAAGATTTTTAATACATAACAAAAGtggaatatatataaaacaaaAGTTGAATATAAAGGCTGGTATACCTCAAAACATAATCATAAGAGGCACCAACATTTCAAAGAATTATGTTTATAAACTGGGAATTATAAGCGTTGATTTGAATTGCAATGAATCAACAAGCAacattattcaaattaataaatcagCTCCtgtagaaaataataaaggCATTTTGTTTGAAAgactaattatttatcatgAAGGAACttataaattatgtattAACATTTCTGAAAATAAGGAAAATGAACAGGATAAAGACAAACAAGCTGAAAGTGATAAAGAATCTACTAGCTCTCCAAGTAAAGAAACAAATTTAGAATGGCTAAATGCTGGATATCTGAgagttaaaaaatattatattaactatacatcagatttgatttattttgGTCCTGAAGGTTCTGAAAGTAAACCAAATCTGAATCAGCAAAAGAATGAAACTTGTTCTATAAATGGATACAAGAAAATGGTTCAGCTTTGTGTTTTGCTAGAGGAGCAAGTAATTGTATTGTCAGATTGTAATAACAGATTGTGGATTGTAACGTTTAATGTTAGAAACGGAATTGTAAACGTCTCAAAAGATAAAGTTGGATTAAATGTGAATTTTTTAGGGAGCGAAACGGAGAAAAACTGGATATTGTGTAGAGAAGTAAAGTCTCAAAAATCACTTGTTTTTCTAGGTGGGAAATATGTGTTGGTTGTTGATCTTCCGATTCAACGTACCAATTTAGAATCCAAATTAGTTTTTCCTCATTTAATTGTAAACCCATTAGACATAGCAAtgattaatataaatatttttttaatctCAGAAGGCTATAAAAGGGGCATTTATTCTTATACAGTAGTGGGATTAGGAATGACTAAAAGTGTTAAAAAAAGGGTGGCTGTAGCAAATGTTTATTGTAACAGTATACTTTCACAGGTTGAAACAGGTGTGTCGGCGGATAATTCTCAGTTATTTTGCTTGGACCCTGAAAAAAACTTGATTAATACATATAAACTAAGAATTTCAGAGCCCAATCCTTCCCTTGTTTTTATTAGAAGTTATGATGGGATATCTGAAAACAACTCAGTTCCTGTAGGTTACCTGGATAAGCCATCTTCAATGGATTTTTATAAGACTTCTTTCATGTCAGAAACACATATTTTATTGGTTGTTTCTGAAAACACAACTGGTAGAATAATAGTGTTCAAAACTGTGAATGAAGAGCTTTCTGGATACAAGGTTATTTATTCTAGAGGACTGATTTCAAGAATCACAGTTGATTCAGCTATTGGGATGATTTATATTTCATCTTGGAGGAGCAATTTTGGTGCATTAGAACAATTTGTACAAAATAAACCCATTTCAACCTATGTAAACTTGAATTTCTACTACAATGTTTTGGATAAATATCAGAGTGGagatgaaattaatttagtcCCAATCAAAAGGGGAGATTATTTCGAGTTTTTCTATGAAAAACAATTACCAAAATCTCAAAAGCCTCACTTCAATAAAGTAAATCTACAACTGGTAGGATTATCAAAAGATTCTAAAACTGGAGTAATAACTGGCAAATTAAATGTGACTGGAAGGTATTCGATAACAATATATGGCGGAAACTTACTCAAACATGTCTCAACAACTATAACAATATTTGCATCATGTGCCCCTGGaaatcaatttaataagaaaatgaaaaaatgtGAAGAATGTCCTATTGGAACATATAGAAATGATGAGACTGAGGATATTTGTATTCCTTGCTCCATGAGAAAAACAAATTCAACGACAAAACAATCGGGGTCACGTTATTTTTGGGAATGCTTGTGTAGTTCAGGATATTACTTTAAAGGTGATAAATGTGTTTTATGTGAACCTGGAACTTTTAAGAGCGAAATTGGTGATGCACCATGTCCAGGAACATGCGGAAATAATGTAACATCAAAAGTTGTTGGAGCAAAATCGCTCGAAGAACTAAAATGCTACTGTGAACCGAAATTctataatataaagaatacGGGGTCACCCGAGGAAATAATTCCATTAGATTTGCTAAATTCAGTTGGTATGGGCTCAAAATTCGGAATGAAGTACAAAGAAATTGAAGATTCAAGTCCAATTTGTGCACCTTGTGATATTGGATCTTACTGTCAAGGAGGAGATTCATTGCCTACCCTATGTGGATTAGGAAAAAGTACAATTGATAGATTTAGTTCTAGTGAAGATGATTGTGAATGTGACAAAGGATATGGATACAATTTTAACGGTTGTCAACCTTGTTCTCAATTTGGATACAAGGATACTGTAGGTAATATTCCATGCACAAACTGCCATACTCATTCAAACAGAAATGATGCTAAACCTCTGAAGTTACACTCAGACCtttttagatttaatttGGAGGCTGCCTTATCCAAAGAAGATGATTTGGGTATTTATCAATCATTCTCAAACCATTTGGACAAATTTCAAAATGATACTTCAAATACTGTTTTGGTGACTAATGAATTGGCTTCGAAAACTGTAAAGGCTTGCAAGTTTTGTATTTCAGGTTATTATTTCAACATCAACGCCAAAGATTGTTACAAGTGTCCATACAATTCATATTGTCCTGGATTTGATATTCAACCTAGGAGATGTGGATTGAACAGCATTCTGAACCAAGATAAAGCTCTTTCTGCAATAGATTGTAATTGTCCCATGAGATATggaaatatttatatttatcgTAATCCTATCAACTTATCAGTTGATTGTCGTCAGTGTAAAGTTGGCTTTTTCCAGCACCTAGAATCAACAGATATATCATGTCTACCCTGTCCAGATAATACAACAACCTTGTCTGTTGGATCCAAGAGTATTTTATCATGCATCCCCGAAAAGGGATATTACATTAAAGGTTTACTCACAGTTGATCACTCGTTATTGGTAGAAACCGATAATCAGAGTGAGGCTGAATCTTTTGAGAGTAAATATATCAAGGAAAGAACTGTTTCCAATAAATTAAGGGTAAAATGTATCATGACTAAAAAGAACAGTGTAAATTCAAGGCACAGTACCATTGTTTTAAGGGAGACAGAAAGTTCTTGTTCTAAGGAATGCTTGCGGAATATTTATTGCACCGGTTATTCTTTCGGTGGGACTGCCTATTACCTTAATAAAACCTCAACACCTTATACAACCAACCAAGTTCGATTGTACGATGGAACTAGGTTTATTGACGTGGAATTTAAAGAGTgcaaattatattttttcgATCTTCACATTAAAAGTAATGATGAGGAATATGAAACTTTAAAAGTTTGTGAAGttgtttataattttccaTTTGAGGCCGTTTTATGTCCACTTGACAGTTTTTGTACTGGTAGTAGAATTCCAACTCTTTGTCATGAAAATTCAGTAACTCTTGAAATAGGTTCTAAATCAGTTGACTCGTGTCTTTGTATAGCCGGTTATGAACCATCGAAATTAGACAAAAACCAGTGTAATCCCTGTAGCATAGGATGGTATAAGGAAGAAGTTGGTAATTTTTCTTGTTTGAGGTGCCCAGACAAGTTTAAAACGTATAAAATTGGTTCAAAGCATGCATCTGACTGTGCTTGCACTCAAGGATACTATGCTGTGGTAGAAAACCCTCAAGATTTGCCGGTTTCAGGTAAATATACTGTAACTGGAAACTCAATTTATAAAAGTGATAAAGAAGTTATGATTGACTTAGATTTGAAGATAGATGACTACAATAGGTTAGATTTTGTGAGCTATCATTCATATAAATTATCCTTAACTGATTCTTTGGTATTAATTCCTTCAGGAATAAATGGATCTggttttgaaaatttacataaaaTAAAGTGTGAAAAGTGTTTAACTGACCATTATTGTCCTGGTGGATGGTTTGGGTATGTAGATTCTGATGATAAAAGTGAGAATAAATTAGACGAATACAAGtataaaattcataatattCCATATAAATGTCCTTTTGGATCCGGTATACCTCCTCAATCGACCAATCCATCTTCTTTAACTCATTGTTTATGTCTACCAGGTTACATGCCAGAGGAGGAAAATTTCCAAGAACAAGAGATAAATTTCAAAGGTTTGGATCAATATTTTACTTCAGTGATGGCGGATATCGTTAAGAGAACATATTCAAATAGGTGTATTCCATGTGAGCCAGGGATGTTTAAGGAGGGGCAAGAGAATTCGCCTTGTAGTGGGCGATGTATGGAATACGCCACAACATACGGTGGTTCCGTTTCAAAAAGTCAATGTTTTTGTCAGTATGGTAGATACATGAGGGTTAAAAAACAGAATAATAAAGTGGGAGATGAAAATCATTCATTTAATAGCTCGGAAAATCCTGCTGGTGActataaaaatatcaaGTGTTCAAAATGTATGGAAGGAGCAACATGTCCAGGAGGATTAAATATCGAGATTGTTAAGATCTTAAAGAAGGATTATACTTTTGATTCAATTAAACTTAGTGATCACGTTAAGCCTAAGCCAAAACAGGGCTATTTCCCAGCTTATCCAGCCTATAATAATGTTGAAAAAAAGAGCAAAATTTGGAACCCGAGTGAACAGAACGTATCTATAGTAGAACGAGTGTACACTGATTTTGTTGAGTTTCACCCTTGCAATTTGGAGTTTAGATGTGGCTCTCAATTCCAAGGATATTGTTCCAGGGGTTCTGATGGATATCTTTGTAGCAGATGTATGCGAAATTATGACATTTGGCACTTCAGAACAGATTGTTCTAAATGTAAGTCTATCCTGAGAGAAATTTGGAGTTACTTGTCactaaaaatattgatttattcAATGGTTTTAATCTTGATTGTCATTTTATACTACGATCAAATTGTTTGCTTCGTTCTAATTAAGATATTTATGGAATTTTACTTTACAATGATACCCTATGGGATAATTAGTGTGTTTACAAACTCGAGCATTAAGCGGTTTGTTCCAGTGTTCAATAGTGTATTTGGATACCCTCTATGGTCTTTTGCTTATTTTCGACTTGGATGTATATTCAAGagtataaattatgttaGTTTGTGGTACTTTCAGAGATTAACTTCAGTTTTAATACCTGTTATTGATTCcattattttgttttcaaTTTGTGCAGCTTTCTTGATGCTGATTGAAAGAActtataaaattacttcAAGTACTAGTGAAATGGATACATTTGGAAGGGATTATATGAGTGAAAAGAAGTGGAGggtattatattttagaattttgGCTATTTGTTACTTTATTCAGTTACACTTTATTTGGATTGAGTTGTTGCAGTTGATTTGGTGTGTAAATTTGAGTTACAAGAGGCAAAATCATATTTcagttttattatatatgcCGGTTGAGTTGTGTAGTATCAAGAATTTCAGGTTTGTGCTGTTTGCCACAATTTCGGGATTTATTTTGGTTTTATCTTTTTGTTGTTTCTGTTATTACATTTCAAATCACAAATTGGACAGAGTTGGtgaaatttttagtttCGGTTATCGAAGAGGATTTAGGGAATGGGATTCATTTGTTCTGTTAAGGCGTTTTATTGTCTCCATTATTTGCACGATTCAGATTGGGATTATTTCGCCCTTGGAATCTGGCCGTTTAAGGATAATTTCAAGTCTGATGTTATCTTGCCTAATTGctgtatttaattttacgCTTTATCCATTTAACCTGAGAAGtgataatttgtttaatagAATGCAAATGTTAGGGATTAGCGTTAACATTACAACAGCTTGTATAATTCAGGTATTAGTTtgtgaaataattttatttagGGCAGTTTCAGTTACGACTTTAACTTTGGCAGTTTG GAGAAttgttgatttttttaCACTATGGCACACAAATGCTGAAATTACTCTAAATCTTAAGAAAAAGTGCATAACAGTTGAGCCACCTTTTGAGGTTTTGAAGGGTAAGTTTGAGAAATATAGACGAAATACTGCCAGTTTGAGTATTAGCAGCAGGAATGCGTTATCTTTATCTATTCGTGAGTCCCTAAACAGGCTAATCCTGGAGAAGAAGAGGACTTTTGTTCCAAGCTGGTGGCTAGAGTTTGTCGTGAACTATACCATGTGCAGATATGATTGGTATAAGAGGGGTGCTACAAACTACACAAGTGTTGAGGAAATGGTAATAACTCCTTGGCTCATAAGCAAATTCACTATTGAGCCATGGCAAGAGGATTTGGTGGAGTGTATAAGGAATTATGATCCTGAAAGACATGACCTATTACAAGAGGTAATTCATAAGTATAAAGAGAAAAGAACTTTTGTTTTCGACAGGATTAAAACTTGTGGagattttaaagaaaaGAAATTTAACAAGATGCTTGAAATGACGCACACCAAAAGGATTCTAGAGGAAAGACTGGAaaagttaaatttaaagcTTGAAAAGCTAAAGGAGAATGCAAAACAAGGTGAAAAGGCTGTGGAATATGTAAGGAAGATCCAAAGAGGagttaaacaaatattagATACCAAACTCACTAATGAAGAGATTCTAAGAAGAATTGAGCAATACAATAAAAATCTAActaacaaaaattaa
- a CDS encoding uncharacterized protein (Signal peptide predicted for TA20790 by SignalP 2.0 HMM (Signal peptide probability 0.660, signal anchor probability 0.000) with cleavage site probability 0.462 between residues 17 and 18) — MLFKILLNLISLSSCFRNFISDDDFCTHQANISVNYPKPSSYADFSVNLFEKAEIEAVNPRIPFRKRKPPPVYILDDPLSDFRIKNFGKTRNSIPLNLTSLPIVQIEHQDKNKLVPFKDGREILSFYANKLTSFLSNYREWSEAYDPEPDDFEELEIYNPLKPNSYYAVVFYCAWQSESIALFKAVRQLLGNYYFKRDPPITHEKKRETLEELQARYERREKLRKEYEKEVEKAKKMNLPPPPEPNYDNIQPVKFILTISDLEQTLKILDFSHKKYDFNWWMPMFGQIMYNRVVDRAFNELYNTSYKNVKSAEERKKYRLLDKERIIKIDKIDDNRPVNLNFVFVRLANSMMLSNSKRGLKRHKNFIQCHEKEFRYNEIMLRLLIEQELYYENMPVIQLFKCVRPENSLPFVYGSKTNQAIPFNSHLTFYKKNPFEISQHVNYGLPVLRKCNHLSISDDFTHLGNFMDLTSLKPVDSFDLLFQSDLDFLDLFTKTRDMSKDDMAFIEPVFHSLSLMYKFQLMKIVQARPKKEEYVILNP; from the coding sequence atgctttttaaaattttattaaatttgatcTCGCTTTCCAGTTGTTTTCGTAATTTTATATCCGATGATGATTTTTGTACACATCAAGctaatatttctgtaaaTTATCCAAAGCCCAGCTCATATGCTGATTTTTcagtaaatttatttgaaaaggCTGAAATAGAAGCCGTAAATCCCAGGATTCCTTTCCGGAAACGCAAGCCGCCTCCCGTTTACATCCTTGATGACCCTTTATCTGATTTTaggataaaaaattttggaaaGACCAGAAATTCCATACCTTTAAACTTAACTTCCTTGCCAATTGTCCAAATAGAGCATCAAGATAAGAATAAGCTTGTTCCTTTCAAGGATGGAAGGGAGATTCTTTCATTTTACGCTAATAAATTGACCTCATTTCTGTCAAATTACAGAGAATGGTCTGAAGCTTATGATCCTGAACCAGACGATTTCGAGGAACTTGAGATTTACAACCCACTCAAACCTAACAGCTACTATGCCGTAGTTTTCTACTGCGCATGGCAGTCTGAATCTATCGCACTTTTTAAGGCAGTGAGGCAACTTTTGGGCAACTATTACTTCAAACGAGATCCTCCAATAACTCACGAGAAAAAAAGAGAAACTTTGGAAGAACTCCAGGCGCGGTATGAGAGACGAGAAAAGCTGAGAAAAGAGTACGAGAAGGAGGTTGAAAAGGCCAAAAAAATGAACCTACCACCCCCTCCTGAGCCTAACTATGACAATATTCAACCagttaaattcattttaacaatttcAGACTTGGAACAGACTCTCAAAATCTTGGATTTTTCTCATAAGAAGTACGACTTTAACTGGTGGATGCCCATGTTTGGTCAGATAATGTACAACAGGGTAGTTGACAGAGCATTTAACGAGCTTTACAACACCAGTTACAAGAATGTGAAATCAGCTGAGGaaagaaaaaaatacaGACTGTTGGACAAGGAGAGgattataaaaattgataaaatagACGATAATAGGCCTGTGAACCTGAACTTTGTCTTTGTTAGGCTTGCCAACTCGATGATGTTGTCAAATTCAAAGAGGGGGTTGAAGCGTCACAAGAATTTTATCCAGTGCCATGAGAAGGAGTTTAGATATAACGAGATAATGCTCCGTCTTCTAATAGAGCAGGAACTTTACTACGAGAATATGCCCGTAATTCAGCTTTTCAAATGTGTTCGGCCTGAAAACTCACTTCCCTTTGTCTATGGATCCAAGACTAACCAGGCTATTCCATTTAACAGTCACTTGACATTTTACAAGAAGAACCCATTTGAAATATCACAACACGTTAATTATGGTCTTCCAGTTCTCCGGAAGTGCAATCACTTGTCAATTTCAGACGATTTTACTCACCTAGGTAACTTCATGGACCTCACATCACTGAAGCCGGTTGACTCTTTCGACCTACTGTTTCAGTCTGATTTAGACTTTTTGGATCTTTTCACCAAGACTAGGGACATGAGCAAGGACGACATGGCTTTCATTGAGCCTGTTTTCCACTCACTCTCACTTATGTACAAATTCCAACTCATGAAAATAGTCCAAGCAAGACCCAAGAAAGAGGAATATGTAATCTTAAACCCTTAA